A single Cannabis sativa cultivar Pink pepper isolate KNU-18-1 chromosome 7, ASM2916894v1, whole genome shotgun sequence DNA region contains:
- the LOC115698284 gene encoding protein PHLOEM PROTEIN 2-LIKE A9, whose amino-acid sequence MSTTKAHHDADTTAIEGDRPDTNEIIFYPRGLNIVWGNDSRYWRIPNEAKPNNGKNPTAELIQVSWLEVTGSTASLETGKKYKIQFFLSLKSDAFGWNGCQVYLMAKIGKRGKYKWSKIVLKDQNTTNSGQGTPFPSEEFVIEVPDNVTDADKKLYFGLYEVWSGKWKGGLQIHKAVVSKVIN is encoded by the exons ATGAGTACTACAAAAGCTCACCACGATGCAGACACCACTGCAATAGAAGGGGATAGACCCGATACAAAC gaaattattttctatccACGTGGACTTAATATTGTATGGGGTAACGACTCACGCTACTGGCGAATACCTAATGAAGCTAAGCCCAACAATGGAAA AAATCCTACAGCAGAGCTCATACAGGTGTCTTGGCTAGAAGTAACTGGGTCAACTGCAAGCCTAGAGACTGGTAAAAAGTATAAGATAcaattctttctttctcttaagTCGGATGCATTCGGCTGGAATGGTTGTCAAGTTTACTTAATGGCTAAGATTGGTAAACGAGGCAAGTACAAATGGTCGAAGATAGTGCTAAAGGACCAAAACACTACTAACAGTGGACAAGGCACACCATTTCCTTCAGAGGAATTTGTAATCGAAGTTCCGGATAATGTTACTGATGCTGATAAGAAACTCTATTTTGGGCTCTATGAAGTTTGGAGTGGAAAATGGAAAGGTGGTCTTCAGATTCACAAGGCAGTTGTTTCAAaagtaataaactaa